One part of the Aurantibacillus circumpalustris genome encodes these proteins:
- a CDS encoding RNA polymerase sigma factor, translating to MDIQPKLIALCIKQDRKAEYELYKITYSYLMSICMRYSRDKDIASESLNMGFLKILKNLTSYKPEVPFKSWIRRVMVNTLIDEYRKNKKERERITYVENYYDNSDFSDVNEALSRINYKQILVQINLLPEATKKVFNLFAIDGYSHKEIGEMLGISEGTSKWHLNAARQKLKEYIENSVLTRI from the coding sequence ATGGATATTCAGCCTAAACTCATTGCATTGTGCATTAAGCAGGACCGAAAGGCTGAGTATGAGCTGTATAAAATTACCTATAGTTATTTAATGAGTATTTGTATGCGTTATTCTAGAGACAAAGATATTGCCTCTGAATCGCTAAATATGGGCTTCCTTAAAATATTAAAAAATCTAACAAGTTATAAACCTGAAGTTCCTTTCAAATCATGGATTCGCCGGGTAATGGTGAATACACTTATTGATGAGTATAGAAAGAATAAAAAAGAACGTGAAAGAATAACCTACGTTGAGAATTATTACGATAACTCTGATTTTTCAGATGTAAACGAAGCCTTAAGTCGAATAAATTATAAGCAGATTTTAGTACAAATTAATCTGTTACCAGAGGCTACAAAAAAAGTATTTAATCTATTTGCTATTGATGGTTATTCGCATAAGGAGATAGGTGAAATGCTTGGTATTAGTGAGGGAACCTCGAAATGGCACTTAAATGCTGCGA
- a CDS encoding class I fructose-bisphosphate aldolase — protein sequence MSTKISELLGSNADNLLNHTCKTISKDLIHLPGNDFVDRMFAPSNRNPQVLRSLNQLYNTGRLAGTGYMSILPVDQGIEHSAGASFAPNPLYFDSENIVKLALEGGCNAVASTFGVLGSVARKYAHKIPFIVKINHNEFLSYPNKFDQIMFGSVEDAWNMGAVAIGATIYFGSPESGRQIVEVAQAFDRAHELGMATILWCYTRNNAFKKDGVDYHTAADLSSQANHLGVTIQADIIKQKLSDKNGGYTALNFGKTHPKVYSELTTDHPIDLCRYQVANCYMGRMGLINSGGESKGASDLAEAVTTAVINKRAGGQGLISGRKAFQKPVKEGVTLLNTIQDVYLDKKITIA from the coding sequence ATGTCAACCAAAATATCAGAATTATTAGGCTCTAATGCCGATAACTTATTAAATCATACTTGTAAAACAATTTCAAAAGACCTAATTCATTTGCCGGGCAACGACTTTGTAGATCGCATGTTTGCGCCTTCTAACCGCAATCCGCAGGTATTAAGAAGTTTAAATCAATTATATAATACAGGAAGATTAGCTGGTACAGGTTACATGAGTATTTTACCAGTTGATCAAGGAATAGAGCATAGTGCAGGAGCAAGCTTTGCTCCAAACCCACTTTATTTTGATAGCGAAAATATTGTTAAACTTGCTTTAGAAGGTGGTTGTAATGCAGTTGCATCTACTTTTGGAGTACTAGGATCTGTGGCAAGAAAGTATGCGCATAAAATCCCTTTTATTGTGAAAATTAATCACAACGAATTTCTTTCTTATCCAAACAAATTTGATCAAATTATGTTTGGTTCTGTTGAAGATGCCTGGAATATGGGTGCTGTTGCGATAGGAGCGACAATTTATTTTGGTTCACCTGAATCTGGAAGACAAATTGTTGAAGTAGCGCAAGCTTTTGATCGCGCCCATGAACTAGGAATGGCAACAATACTTTGGTGTTATACACGTAACAATGCCTTTAAAAAAGATGGAGTTGATTACCATACTGCGGCAGACTTATCTTCTCAAGCAAATCATTTAGGAGTAACTATACAAGCAGATATTATTAAACAAAAGCTTTCAGATAAAAATGGTGGTTACACAGCACTAAATTTTGGTAAAACTCACCCAAAAGTATATTCAGAATTAACAACCGATCACCCTATTGATCTTTGCCGTTATCAAGTAGCCAACTGCTACATGGGACGCATGGGATTAATTAATAGTGGCGGTGAAAGTAAAGGTGCAAGCGATCTTGCAGAAGCTGTAACAACAGCAGTAATTAATAAGCGTGCCGGTGGACAGGGGTTGATAAGTGGACGAAAAGCTTTTCAAAAACCAGTTAAAGAAGGCGTAACTTTACTAAATACAATTCAAGACGTTTACTTAGATAAGAAAATTACAATAGCTTAA
- a CDS encoding DUF1987 domain-containing protein, giving the protein MEKYSIEGTPKTPSINFDLNGGVLEVKGRSIPENSIEFYKPLVDALDKYASAAKPATTVNVQLEYFNTSSSKCILDVFKKLEGINKGGSAVTINWHYEEDDEDMLEAGEDYQAIINVPFKMIMVNE; this is encoded by the coding sequence ATGGAAAAATATTCTATTGAAGGCACACCAAAAACACCAAGCATTAACTTTGACTTGAATGGTGGGGTTCTAGAAGTAAAAGGGCGTTCAATTCCAGAAAATTCGATTGAATTTTACAAGCCTTTGGTTGATGCATTAGACAAGTATGCTAGCGCTGCAAAGCCTGCAACTACTGTTAATGTTCAATTGGAATATTTTAACACCTCCTCTTCAAAATGTATTCTTGATGTTTTCAAAAAATTAGAAGGTATTAATAAAGGTGGAAGTGCTGTTACTATTAATTGGCATTATGAGGAAGATGATGAAGATATGTTGGAAGCTGGTGAAGACTATCAAGCCATTATAAATGTGCCATTCAAAATGATTATGGTTAACGAATAA
- the accD gene encoding acetyl-CoA carboxylase, carboxyltransferase subunit beta translates to MGWFKRLKEGITTSTKEKKETPEGLWYKCPSCKKIHTVQDHTANKYVCSDCGYHEKIGSKEYFEVIFDDNQFTELNENLVSGDPLDFSDTKKYTDRLTDTIRKTNLKDALRSAYGKVNGQDLVICCMDFGFIGGSMGSVVGEKISRSIDYCIKTKTPLLIISKSGGARMMEAAFSLMQMAKTSAKLSQLAQHKIPYISLLTDPTTGGVTASYAMLGDLNIAEPGSLIGFAGPRVVKETIGKDLPKGFQTAEFVLEHGFLDKIISRGELKEKLSALLKMFKD, encoded by the coding sequence ATGGGTTGGTTTAAAAGACTTAAAGAAGGTATAACAACATCTACCAAAGAGAAGAAGGAAACACCAGAAGGCCTTTGGTATAAATGCCCTTCTTGTAAAAAAATTCACACAGTTCAAGATCATACAGCAAATAAATATGTTTGTTCTGATTGTGGATACCACGAAAAAATAGGAAGTAAAGAATATTTCGAGGTTATTTTCGACGATAATCAATTCACTGAGCTTAACGAAAATCTAGTAAGTGGCGATCCCCTTGATTTTTCAGACACTAAAAAATACACGGATAGGTTAACTGACACAATCAGAAAAACAAATTTAAAAGATGCTCTTCGTAGTGCATATGGTAAAGTAAATGGTCAGGATTTGGTTATTTGCTGTATGGATTTCGGTTTTATAGGAGGTAGCATGGGTAGTGTAGTTGGAGAAAAAATTTCGAGATCAATAGACTACTGTATAAAAACAAAAACACCCTTGCTCATTATTTCAAAAAGCGGTGGTGCACGAATGATGGAAGCTGCCTTCTCACTTATGCAAATGGCAAAAACATCCGCTAAATTAAGTCAATTAGCACAGCATAAAATACCTTACATTTCTTTATTAACTGATCCAACAACGGGTGGTGTAACTGCGAGCTATGCCATGTTAGGCGATCTTAATATAGCTGAACCAGGCTCTCTTATTGGATTTGCCGGACCGCGTGTCGTTAAAGAAACAATTGGCAAAGATCTCCCGAAAGGCTTTCAAACTGCTGAGTTTGTGCTTGAACACGGTTTTTTAGACAAAATTATTTCTCGCGGAGAACTCAAAGAAAAGCTTTCGGCTCTTCTTAAAATGTTCAAAGACTAA